The following proteins come from a genomic window of Ornithinimicrobium cryptoxanthini:
- the uxaC gene encoding glucuronate isomerase has product MVTSALHPDRLLPADPGTRQIARELYGSVQGLPIISPHGHVPPEWLAQDTPFKDPTSLLLSPDHYIFRMLHAAGVPLAELGVGGAELDEAGARRAWAHLCEHWHLFLGTPVRYWLEDELVGIFGFTQTLSAKTADASYDRIAEVIAGDNFRPRALMDQFDISVLATTDDPCDDLRHHAALAADDTFDRRVLPTFRPDKYLEPGRTDFADLVARLAEVSGEDTGSYAGYVRALENRRRYFVEHGAVSSDHSHADVVTLTLEESEASRIYDGALAGTATEEETTALRRHMLVEMARMATEDGLVMTLHPGSYRNHHEPTLEAHGPDTGHDIPIQMEFTRGLQPLLSRFGTVEQFRLILFTLDETVFSREIAPLAGFYPSVYAGAPWWFLDAPEAIGRYRSAVTDTIGFYRTSGFIDDTRAFCSIPARHDMSRRLDSGFLARLVADHRLREEDAHQIATDLVTTIPSAAFNLSRGSAS; this is encoded by the coding sequence ATGGTCACCTCAGCGCTGCATCCGGACCGCCTGCTTCCCGCTGACCCCGGCACGAGACAGATCGCCAGGGAGCTCTACGGCTCGGTGCAGGGCCTGCCGATCATCAGCCCCCACGGCCACGTGCCGCCGGAGTGGCTGGCGCAGGACACCCCATTCAAGGACCCGACCTCGTTGCTGCTGAGCCCGGACCATTACATCTTCCGAATGCTGCACGCCGCCGGGGTGCCGCTCGCCGAGCTCGGGGTGGGCGGCGCCGAGCTGGACGAGGCGGGCGCGCGCCGGGCCTGGGCGCACCTGTGCGAGCACTGGCATCTCTTCCTCGGCACACCGGTGCGCTACTGGCTCGAGGACGAGCTGGTCGGGATCTTCGGCTTCACCCAGACGCTCTCTGCGAAGACCGCGGACGCCAGCTATGACCGGATCGCCGAGGTCATCGCGGGCGACAACTTTCGCCCCCGTGCGCTGATGGACCAGTTCGACATCTCGGTGCTGGCCACCACCGACGACCCGTGTGACGACCTGAGGCACCACGCGGCGCTCGCCGCGGACGACACGTTCGACCGTCGGGTGCTGCCCACCTTCCGCCCGGACAAGTACCTCGAGCCGGGCCGGACCGACTTCGCTGACCTGGTCGCCCGCCTCGCCGAGGTCTCGGGCGAGGACACCGGGTCGTATGCCGGCTACGTCCGGGCGCTGGAGAACCGCCGCCGCTACTTCGTCGAGCACGGCGCCGTCTCCAGCGACCACAGCCATGCCGATGTCGTGACCCTCACCCTTGAGGAGTCGGAGGCCTCCCGGATCTATGACGGGGCGCTGGCCGGCACGGCCACCGAGGAGGAGACCACCGCGCTGCGCCGGCACATGCTGGTCGAGATGGCGCGGATGGCGACCGAGGACGGCCTGGTCATGACGCTGCACCCGGGGTCCTACCGCAACCACCACGAGCCCACGCTGGAGGCCCACGGGCCCGACACCGGTCACGACATCCCGATCCAGATGGAGTTCACCCGCGGGTTGCAGCCCCTGCTCAGCCGGTTCGGCACCGTCGAGCAGTTCCGGCTCATCCTGTTCACCCTCGACGAGACGGTCTTCAGCCGCGAGATCGCGCCACTGGCCGGCTTCTATCCGAGTGTGTATGCCGGGGCGCCCTGGTGGTTCCTCGACGCACCGGAGGCGATCGGTCGCTATCGCTCCGCAGTCACCGACACCATCGGCTTCTATCGCACCTCCGGCTTCATCGACGACACCCGGGCCTTCTGCTCCATCCCGGCCCGGCACGACATGTCACGGCGGCTGGACAGCGGCTTCCTGGCCAGACTCGTGGCTGACCACCGGCTGCGTGAGGAGGACGCGCACCAGATCGCCACCGACCTGGTCACCACGATCCCGTCCGCGGCGTTCAACCTCTCCAGAGGCAGCGCGTCATGA
- a CDS encoding helix-turn-helix domain-containing protein, whose product MSSWPYEAIVTVIERGLIADWAVLTREIRRDPWGPVARQVSDYLNYERPVGVAPLLERAIGSARRCALQAERAEVARDVNELVNRSGLTSASFAERIGTSASRLSTYRSGKVIPSAALLARMRRLVNRLDDSSAP is encoded by the coding sequence GTGAGTTCCTGGCCATACGAGGCCATCGTGACCGTCATCGAGCGTGGGTTGATCGCAGACTGGGCAGTGCTGACCCGGGAGATCCGTCGCGACCCGTGGGGTCCGGTGGCTCGGCAGGTGAGCGACTACCTCAACTACGAGCGACCGGTCGGCGTGGCGCCCCTGCTGGAGCGGGCCATCGGCTCCGCACGCCGATGCGCGCTTCAGGCCGAACGTGCCGAGGTGGCACGGGACGTGAATGAGTTGGTCAACCGGTCGGGATTGACCTCAGCCTCCTTCGCCGAGCGCATCGGGACGTCGGCATCCCGCCTGTCGACATACCGGTCCGGGAAGGTGATCCCCTCAGCCGCCCTGCTGGCCCGGATGCGGCGTCTCGTCAACCGCCTCGACGACAGCTCCGCACCCTGA
- the gndA gene encoding NADP-dependent phosphogluconate dehydrogenase translates to MVAATAQVGVIGLAVMGSNLARNFASRGHTVAVYNRTVAKTETFSADFGAHGTFVAAPTLEEFVAALERPRKVIIMVQAGLGTDAVIEQLIPLLEKDDIVVDGGNAHYEDTRRREAALREVGLHFVGAGISGGEEGALKGPSIMPGGSPESYAALGPLLEDISAKVDGEPCCAYMGTDGAGHFVKMVHNGIEYADMQFIAEAYDVLTAAGMTAREVSDVFREWNTGDLDSYLIEITSEVLDQEVDGRPLVEVIMDQAEQKGTGRWTVQIALELGVPVNTIAESVFARSTSGHTALREASQGLTGPDRTISVDDRAALVDAVRAALWSSKVVAYAQGLDQIRTASETYGWDVNISEVARIWRGGCIIRAKLLERIRQEYAGANLATLLAAPSVAAELGNSQDAWRHVVAVATEAGVPVPGFSAALAYYDTVRSPRLPASLVQGLRDFFGAHTYQRIDKPGTFHTLWSGDRSEVEI, encoded by the coding sequence ATGGTCGCAGCAACAGCTCAGGTCGGGGTGATCGGTCTGGCGGTGATGGGCAGCAACCTCGCCCGCAACTTTGCCTCTCGGGGGCACACGGTCGCGGTCTACAACCGCACCGTGGCCAAGACCGAGACGTTCAGCGCTGACTTCGGAGCGCACGGCACCTTCGTGGCCGCGCCCACGCTGGAGGAGTTCGTGGCCGCCCTGGAGCGGCCGCGCAAGGTGATCATCATGGTCCAGGCCGGCCTGGGCACCGATGCCGTGATCGAGCAGCTGATCCCGCTGCTCGAGAAGGACGACATCGTCGTGGACGGCGGCAACGCGCACTACGAGGACACTCGCCGGCGGGAGGCTGCGCTGCGCGAGGTCGGTCTGCACTTCGTGGGGGCGGGCATCTCCGGTGGCGAGGAGGGTGCCCTCAAGGGACCGAGCATCATGCCCGGTGGCAGCCCCGAGTCGTATGCCGCGCTCGGCCCGTTGCTGGAGGACATCTCCGCCAAGGTCGACGGGGAGCCGTGCTGCGCCTACATGGGCACCGACGGCGCCGGCCACTTCGTCAAGATGGTGCACAACGGCATCGAGTATGCCGACATGCAGTTCATCGCCGAGGCTTACGACGTCCTCACCGCGGCCGGGATGACCGCCCGGGAGGTCTCGGATGTCTTCCGCGAGTGGAACACCGGCGACCTGGACTCCTATCTGATCGAGATCACCTCGGAGGTGCTCGACCAGGAGGTGGACGGCAGACCGCTCGTCGAGGTGATCATGGACCAGGCCGAGCAGAAGGGGACCGGCCGCTGGACCGTGCAGATCGCCCTCGAACTCGGGGTGCCGGTCAACACGATCGCCGAGTCCGTCTTTGCCCGCTCCACCTCCGGCCACACGGCCCTGCGCGAGGCCTCCCAGGGGCTGACCGGCCCGGACCGCACGATCAGCGTCGACGACCGGGCGGCTCTCGTCGACGCGGTGCGCGCCGCGCTGTGGAGCTCCAAGGTGGTGGCCTACGCCCAAGGGTTGGACCAGATCCGCACCGCCAGTGAGACCTACGGCTGGGACGTCAACATCTCCGAGGTGGCCCGCATCTGGCGCGGCGGCTGCATCATCCGGGCCAAGCTGCTCGAGCGGATCCGGCAGGAGTATGCCGGCGCGAACCTGGCCACGCTGCTGGCCGCGCCGAGCGTGGCGGCCGAGCTGGGCAACTCCCAGGACGCGTGGCGGCACGTCGTCGCGGTGGCGACGGAGGCCGGGGTGCCCGTGCCCGGCTTCTCCGCCGCGTTGGCCTACTACGACACGGTCCGCTCGCCGCGGCTGCCCGCCTCCCTGGTGCAGGGGCTGCGCGACTTCTTCGGAGCGCACACCTATCAGCGCATCGACAAGCCGGGCACCTTCCACACGCTGTGGTCCGGTGACCGGAGCGAGGTGGAGATCTGA
- a CDS encoding mannitol dehydrogenase family protein: protein MSDQQGRLSRQDHGRPVAPVRMVHLGLGNFFRAHQAWFTEHSQDAADWGYAAFTGRSAGIADDLAAQDGIYTLLVREPDGDRPEVVSSLSEVHPGDDVAALRSYFASPDLALVTSTVTEAGYRRATDGGLDLADPDVSADIEALRADPESDSVSTTPGRLVAGLLARRAANAGPIALVPCDNVPDNGAMVARVVGDLATEVDPTLLDWIEANVTVVTTMVDRITPRGTDEDRDTVGELLQVDDPQVVVTEPFAEWVLAGEFPRGRPEWPGAQFVDDVSKHEQRKLWLLNGSHSLMAYGASILGHETVSSAIGDDTVRGWVEQWWDVAAAHLEVDADEVVAYRQALVERFSNPRIRHLLAQIAADGSQKVPIRFGPALAAEVAAGRSPVGATRPVAAWIAHLHGHGAPVTDAQQDRVAEVAAAEPAEAVRTVLDWMGISDPAEALVEQVLSQVAEFEAAGSS, encoded by the coding sequence ATGAGTGACCAGCAGGGTCGGCTGAGCCGCCAGGACCACGGACGGCCGGTCGCGCCGGTGCGGATGGTCCACCTGGGCCTCGGCAACTTCTTCCGTGCCCATCAGGCGTGGTTCACCGAGCACTCGCAGGACGCAGCGGACTGGGGGTATGCCGCCTTCACCGGTCGTTCCGCCGGGATCGCAGACGACCTCGCGGCCCAGGACGGCATCTACACCCTGCTCGTGCGCGAGCCCGACGGGGATCGCCCCGAGGTGGTCAGCTCGCTGAGCGAGGTGCACCCGGGCGACGATGTGGCCGCGCTGCGCTCCTACTTCGCCTCACCAGACCTGGCGCTGGTCACCAGCACCGTCACCGAGGCGGGTTATCGCCGGGCCACCGACGGGGGGCTGGACCTGGCCGACCCCGACGTGAGCGCCGACATCGAGGCGCTGCGGGCCGACCCCGAGAGCGACTCGGTGAGCACGACGCCGGGCCGCCTGGTGGCCGGTCTTCTGGCCCGTCGCGCGGCAAACGCCGGGCCGATCGCGCTGGTGCCATGCGACAACGTGCCCGACAACGGCGCGATGGTCGCCCGCGTCGTGGGCGACCTGGCCACCGAGGTCGACCCCACGCTGCTCGACTGGATCGAGGCCAACGTCACCGTCGTGACCACGATGGTCGACCGAATCACCCCACGCGGCACCGACGAGGACCGCGACACCGTGGGCGAGCTGCTGCAGGTCGACGACCCGCAGGTCGTGGTCACCGAACCTTTTGCCGAGTGGGTGCTCGCAGGGGAGTTCCCCCGAGGACGGCCCGAGTGGCCCGGTGCCCAGTTCGTCGACGACGTCAGCAAACACGAGCAGCGCAAGCTGTGGCTGCTCAACGGCTCGCACTCGCTGATGGCCTATGGCGCCTCGATCCTGGGGCACGAGACCGTGTCGTCCGCGATCGGCGACGACACGGTGCGCGGCTGGGTGGAGCAGTGGTGGGACGTGGCCGCGGCTCACCTCGAGGTCGACGCGGACGAGGTCGTCGCCTATCGGCAGGCGCTGGTGGAGCGGTTCTCCAACCCGCGGATCCGGCACCTGCTCGCGCAGATCGCCGCGGACGGCTCGCAGAAGGTCCCGATCCGGTTTGGCCCGGCGCTCGCGGCAGAGGTGGCTGCCGGACGCTCACCGGTCGGCGCCACCCGCCCGGTCGCCGCGTGGATCGCGCACCTGCACGGGCACGGCGCACCGGTGACCGACGCCCAGCAGGACCGGGTGGCAGAGGTGGCTGCTGCCGAGCCCGCCGAGGCGGTGCGGACCGTGCTCGACTGGATGGGCATCAGTGATCCGGCGGAGGCGCTGGTCGAGCAGGTGCTGAGTCAGGTTGCCGAGTTTGAGGCAGCAGGATCGTCATGA
- a CDS encoding CoA transferase, translating into MTGRLAGVRVVSLAGTLPGPVAARRLRAEGAEVIRVEGPGGDILRTVAADLVDALVGDQQVIRLNLKEPADRARLHELLDEADLLLTSSRPSALARLGLTREVVAQRWPRLGWVAIVGETGERAEEAGHDLTYQAQAGLLGAGTELPRVLLADLSAAERVVTECVLALRQADLHGSGGYAEVGLVESARDLGEPLRHGLTAPGGILGGGHPAYAIYLARSGRVAVAALEPHFWARLLDLLGIGGTHAELAAAFLERDAQDWEAWGSEHDVPVVAVL; encoded by the coding sequence ATGACCGGGCGTCTGGCGGGGGTGCGGGTCGTCAGCCTGGCTGGCACCCTGCCCGGCCCGGTCGCGGCGCGGCGGTTGCGGGCCGAGGGGGCGGAGGTGATCCGGGTCGAGGGGCCCGGTGGCGACATCCTGCGCACGGTCGCCGCTGACCTCGTCGACGCGCTGGTGGGGGACCAGCAGGTGATCCGGCTCAACCTTAAGGAGCCAGCCGACCGGGCGAGGTTGCACGAGCTGCTGGACGAGGCAGATCTCCTGCTCACCTCCTCACGTCCGTCGGCCCTCGCCCGGCTCGGCCTGACCCGGGAGGTGGTGGCGCAGCGCTGGCCCCGGCTCGGCTGGGTCGCCATCGTCGGGGAGACCGGCGAGCGCGCGGAGGAGGCCGGGCACGACCTGACCTATCAGGCGCAGGCCGGACTGCTCGGCGCCGGCACCGAGCTGCCGCGGGTGCTGCTGGCCGATCTGTCGGCGGCCGAGCGGGTGGTGACCGAGTGCGTGCTCGCACTGCGACAGGCGGACCTGCACGGCAGTGGAGGGTATGCCGAGGTCGGGCTGGTCGAGTCCGCCCGGGACCTGGGGGAGCCGCTGCGGCACGGCCTGACCGCTCCCGGCGGGATCCTCGGTGGCGGCCACCCGGCATACGCCATCTATCTCGCGCGGAGCGGACGGGTGGCCGTGGCCGCCCTGGAACCACACTTCTGGGCGCGGCTGCTGGACCTGCTCGGCATCGGGGGCACCCACGCGGAGCTCGCGGCGGCCTTCCTCGAGCGTGACGCGCAGGACTGGGAGGCGTGGGGCAGCGAGCACGACGTCCCCGTGGTGGCAGTGCTCTGA
- a CDS encoding gluconokinase, translating into MSRHVVVMGVSGSGKSTIAALVAERVGWTFADADSFHPPANIDKMRAGIPLTDADRRPWLLALAEWMAEQGRQGHSTVLACSALMRSYRDLLSGRTEVAFIHLHGPAELIEARMRARDHFMPPSLLTSQFAILEELQEDELGVALDLALSPEELVDAAVDWMGRGPLESCGPQD; encoded by the coding sequence ATGAGCCGGCACGTGGTGGTGATGGGAGTCTCGGGGTCCGGCAAGAGCACGATCGCCGCCCTGGTGGCCGAGCGTGTCGGGTGGACCTTCGCCGACGCCGACTCCTTCCACCCGCCTGCCAACATCGACAAGATGCGCGCCGGCATCCCCCTGACAGACGCCGACCGGCGTCCCTGGCTCCTCGCGCTGGCCGAGTGGATGGCCGAGCAGGGACGACAGGGGCACTCGACGGTGCTGGCGTGCTCCGCCCTGATGCGCTCCTACCGCGACCTGCTGTCCGGGCGGACCGAGGTGGCCTTCATCCACCTGCACGGCCCCGCCGAGCTGATCGAGGCCCGGATGCGGGCGCGCGACCACTTCATGCCGCCGAGCCTGCTCACCTCCCAGTTCGCGATCCTCGAGGAGCTGCAGGAGGACGAGCTCGGCGTGGCGCTGGACCTGGCGCTCAGTCCCGAGGAGCTGGTGGACGCCGCGGTGGACTGGATGGGGCGCGGCCCTCTGGAATCCTGCGGCCCCCAGGACTAG
- a CDS encoding chorismate-binding protein has translation MPTAHPLLDRVLADPTGLSWALLWREEGTEVELLVGEVQDIGLLADIPEATAGRPVLALVPFRQVTERGFDAHDDGTPLRVLVAAATERIPVDLLRDILPSAAVEVTDERFSVSDEEYAEIVTSVIEDEIGNGEGANFVIRRDVIAQTDTDPATAALTWLRTLLTDERGTYWTFAVHTPGHTLVGATPERHVSVRDGRVRMNPISGTFRHPGEAELEPAFRRFIVDTKETEELFMVVDEEMKMMAQICSHGGRITGPYLKQMAHLTHTEYLLDGRADSDPRDVLRQTMFAPTVTGSPMENACTVIRRHEPAGRGYYSGVLALLEREEPGRDGVVGRESLDAPILIRAAHLDDAGTVTISAGATLVRHSDPVSEVAETTAKASGMLAALGLRPRREVRDTPTLVELPGVRDALEARNDSLAAFWLSPQEARPDPLLVGTEVLVVDAEDMWTQMLAHQVRHFGMVARVLRWDQVAEADVAGAELVLFGPGPGDPDDPDDARLARLRELIGVRLGAGLPLLAVCLSHQVLARMAGLEVTKLARPNQGVQLEVDLWGTPARLGFYNTFVARPGPAVLESAGEQVELEVAADVEHGVVALRGPGVATIQGHAESVLSRDGLVTLHSLIRHTLAGRS, from the coding sequence ATGCCGACCGCTCACCCGCTGCTCGACCGTGTCCTCGCCGACCCCACCGGGTTGTCGTGGGCGCTGCTGTGGCGCGAGGAGGGGACTGAGGTCGAGCTCCTGGTCGGCGAGGTGCAGGACATCGGCCTGCTCGCCGACATCCCCGAGGCCACGGCGGGCCGGCCGGTGCTGGCCCTGGTGCCCTTCCGGCAGGTCACCGAGCGCGGTTTTGACGCTCATGACGACGGGACGCCGCTGCGCGTCCTGGTCGCCGCGGCGACCGAGCGGATCCCGGTCGACCTGCTCCGCGACATACTCCCCTCGGCCGCTGTCGAGGTCACCGATGAGCGGTTCAGCGTCTCCGACGAGGAGTATGCCGAGATCGTCACCTCGGTGATCGAGGACGAGATCGGCAACGGTGAGGGCGCCAACTTCGTCATCCGGCGCGACGTCATCGCCCAGACCGACACCGACCCCGCGACCGCGGCGCTGACCTGGTTGCGGACTCTGCTGACCGATGAGCGCGGGACCTACTGGACCTTCGCCGTGCACACGCCCGGGCACACGCTGGTCGGCGCGACGCCCGAGCGGCACGTCAGTGTGCGGGACGGGCGGGTGCGGATGAACCCGATCTCCGGCACCTTCCGGCACCCGGGCGAGGCCGAGCTGGAGCCGGCGTTCCGCCGCTTCATCGTGGACACCAAGGAGACCGAGGAGCTCTTCATGGTGGTCGACGAGGAGATGAAGATGATGGCGCAGATCTGCTCGCACGGCGGGCGGATCACCGGGCCCTACCTGAAGCAGATGGCCCACCTGACGCACACCGAGTACCTCCTCGACGGCCGCGCCGACTCCGACCCACGGGATGTTCTGCGCCAGACGATGTTTGCTCCGACGGTGACCGGCTCGCCGATGGAGAACGCGTGCACGGTGATCAGGCGTCATGAGCCGGCTGGGCGGGGCTACTACTCCGGTGTCCTGGCGCTGCTCGAACGGGAAGAGCCCGGTCGCGACGGTGTCGTCGGGCGCGAGTCGCTGGACGCGCCGATCCTGATCCGCGCCGCGCACCTGGATGACGCGGGCACGGTGACCATCAGTGCGGGCGCCACGCTGGTGCGCCACTCCGACCCGGTGTCCGAGGTGGCCGAGACGACCGCCAAGGCGAGCGGGATGCTGGCTGCGCTGGGGCTGCGTCCGCGACGCGAGGTGCGCGACACTCCCACGCTTGTGGAGCTGCCCGGGGTGCGCGACGCGCTCGAGGCACGCAACGACTCGCTGGCCGCCTTCTGGCTCTCACCGCAGGAGGCCCGACCCGACCCGCTGCTGGTCGGGACGGAGGTGCTGGTGGTCGACGCCGAGGACATGTGGACGCAGATGCTGGCCCACCAGGTGCGCCACTTCGGCATGGTGGCGCGGGTGCTGCGCTGGGACCAGGTCGCCGAGGCGGACGTCGCCGGGGCGGAGCTGGTGCTGTTCGGACCCGGACCGGGTGATCCCGACGACCCGGACGACGCCCGGCTGGCTCGGCTGCGGGAGCTGATCGGGGTGCGCCTGGGCGCCGGCCTGCCGCTGCTCGCGGTCTGTTTGAGTCACCAGGTGCTCGCCCGGATGGCGGGCCTGGAGGTCACCAAGCTGGCGCGCCCCAACCAGGGCGTGCAGCTCGAGGTGGACCTCTGGGGCACACCCGCCCGGCTCGGTTTCTACAACACGTTCGTGGCGCGACCCGGGCCTGCGGTGCTCGAGAGCGCGGGGGAGCAGGTCGAGCTGGAGGTGGCGGCCGACGTCGAGCATGGTGTCGTCGCCCTGCGCGGGCCCGGCGTGGCGACGATCCAGGGGCACGCGGAGTCGGTGCTCTCCCGCGACGGCCTGGTCACGCTGCACTCGCTGATCCGGCACACCCTGGCAGGGCGGTCATGA
- the larE gene encoding ATP-dependent sacrificial sulfur transferase LarE has translation MAATHRLLPVVAVSQAGAPPTPPANLLTADRVLQIAERVDAHQDVSPEIAALIEQVTVHLPAEGRLGVAYSGGVDSTTLLAVAVRELGADRTVGILGVSPSLATAERAAAHDVASQIGVGVVEVPTDEGSSQAYRANGPDRCFHCKDELFTRIGDDVAAAHGLTAISYGENADDAIRPDRPGARAATEHLVLRPLADAGLTKADVRAVAAALGLPNADKPAAPCLASRIPHFKEVTPEKLTQIDRAEAAVRALGFSDCRVRHHDDVARLELTDHELARAADPQVRAALVEGVRAAGFRFVALDLVGIQSGAFTMPLVTRD, from the coding sequence GTGGCCGCCACCCATCGCCTCCTTCCCGTGGTCGCGGTCTCCCAGGCGGGGGCGCCGCCGACACCGCCTGCCAACCTCCTCACCGCAGACCGGGTCCTCCAGATCGCCGAGCGGGTCGACGCCCACCAGGACGTCTCGCCCGAGATCGCTGCCCTGATCGAGCAGGTGACCGTCCACCTGCCCGCTGAGGGCAGGTTGGGCGTGGCCTACTCCGGCGGCGTCGACTCCACCACCCTGCTGGCCGTCGCTGTCCGGGAGCTGGGCGCGGACCGGACTGTCGGCATACTCGGGGTCTCTCCCAGCCTGGCCACCGCCGAGCGCGCAGCCGCCCACGACGTCGCCAGCCAGATCGGGGTCGGCGTCGTCGAGGTGCCCACGGACGAGGGGTCCTCGCAGGCCTATCGCGCGAACGGGCCCGACCGCTGTTTCCACTGCAAGGACGAGCTGTTCACCCGGATCGGTGACGACGTCGCCGCGGCGCACGGGCTCACCGCGATCAGCTATGGCGAGAACGCCGACGACGCGATCCGGCCCGATCGTCCGGGTGCCCGGGCGGCGACCGAGCACCTGGTGCTCCGTCCGCTGGCCGACGCGGGGCTGACCAAGGCCGACGTGCGTGCGGTGGCGGCGGCCCTGGGCCTGCCCAACGCGGACAAGCCGGCGGCCCCCTGCCTGGCCTCGCGGATCCCGCACTTCAAGGAGGTCACCCCCGAGAAGCTGACCCAGATCGACCGGGCCGAGGCGGCCGTGCGCGCCCTGGGCTTCTCGGACTGTCGGGTGCGCCACCATGACGACGTCGCACGGCTGGAGCTGACCGACCACGAGCTGGCCCGCGCGGCCGACCCGCAGGTGCGGGCCGCCCTGGTCGAGGGCGTGCGCGCCGCCGGCTTCCGGTTTGTGGCACTGGACCTGGTCGGCATCCAGTCCGGCGCCTTCACGATGCCTCTGGTCACCCGTGACTGA
- a CDS encoding lactate racemase domain-containing protein, whose protein sequence is MTWFSHEAKPIDRPTIEKLVEQTLTEAKERLDITAYTRVLLLPPDITRAHAGLGWITEHFFHLLEEMGADVHLIPTLGQHVPHTPEDNRWMFGTIPEEKIHVHDWKSGVTNVGTVPAEFVREQTGGAVDWEMPIDLNTMTVTQDWDLIINIGHVVPHEVLGFANHNKNYFIGLGGKRLLGSSHMASAVYGIENNLGNLITPVRHCFNYAEEHFLGHLKDVYFQVVMDYDDNSQLVHTGVYVGDDLETYLDAARASKAQNITAFDEPVDKIVAVMQADEFRATWVANKAVYRTRMAIADGGELLVIAPGVERFGEQPEVDELIRKYGYLSQSEVLELYRTEADMQDIPHGTAHLVHGSSEGRFTITYAPGALTREDIESVGYQYMSLEEALERYNPDVMQDGWNEMPDGERVFYISTPSAGLWATKEKLGDR, encoded by the coding sequence ATGACCTGGTTCAGCCATGAGGCCAAGCCCATCGACCGCCCGACGATCGAGAAGTTGGTGGAGCAGACTCTGACGGAGGCCAAGGAACGACTGGACATCACGGCATACACCCGTGTCCTGCTGCTGCCGCCGGACATCACCCGGGCCCACGCGGGCCTCGGCTGGATCACCGAGCACTTCTTCCACCTGCTGGAGGAGATGGGCGCCGACGTGCACCTCATCCCCACCCTGGGGCAGCACGTGCCGCACACGCCCGAGGACAACCGGTGGATGTTCGGGACCATCCCCGAGGAAAAGATCCACGTCCACGACTGGAAGTCCGGAGTCACTAACGTCGGCACGGTCCCGGCGGAGTTCGTCAGGGAGCAGACGGGCGGGGCGGTCGACTGGGAGATGCCGATCGACCTCAACACGATGACGGTCACGCAGGACTGGGACCTGATCATCAACATCGGGCACGTCGTGCCCCACGAGGTGCTCGGCTTCGCCAACCACAACAAGAACTACTTCATCGGCCTCGGTGGCAAGCGGCTGCTCGGCTCCTCGCACATGGCGTCGGCGGTCTATGGGATCGAGAACAACCTAGGCAACCTGATCACCCCGGTGCGGCACTGCTTCAACTATGCCGAGGAGCACTTCCTGGGGCACCTGAAGGACGTCTACTTCCAGGTGGTCATGGACTATGACGACAACAGCCAGCTCGTGCACACCGGGGTCTATGTCGGCGACGACCTGGAGACCTATCTGGACGCCGCGCGAGCCAGCAAGGCGCAGAACATCACGGCCTTTGACGAGCCGGTCGACAAGATCGTGGCCGTCATGCAGGCCGATGAGTTCCGCGCGACCTGGGTGGCCAACAAGGCGGTCTATCGCACCCGCATGGCGATCGCCGACGGGGGCGAGCTGCTGGTGATCGCTCCCGGCGTCGAGCGGTTCGGTGAGCAGCCCGAGGTCGACGAGCTGATCCGCAAGTACGGCTATCTCAGCCAGTCGGAGGTGCTCGAGCTCTATCGCACCGAGGCGGACATGCAGGACATCCCGCACGGCACCGCCCACCTGGTGCACGGGTCCTCCGAGGGTCGCTTCACCATCACCTACGCCCCCGGTGCGCTGACCCGTGAGGACATCGAGTCCGTGGGCTACCAGTACATGTCGCTCGAGGAGGCGTTGGAGCGCTACAACCCCGACGTGATGCAGGACGGGTGGAACGAGATGCCCGACGGTGAGCGCGTCTTCTATATCTCGACGCCGTCCGCGGGCCTGTGGGCCACGAAGGAGAAGCTCGGCGACCGCTGA